From Zingiber officinale cultivar Zhangliang chromosome 5B, Zo_v1.1, whole genome shotgun sequence, the proteins below share one genomic window:
- the LOC121984058 gene encoding uncharacterized protein LOC121984058 gives MARDAEAGGEASRTPTLPTVRVRASTDPLLIVCRCFSFITAVAALLCVAVNALSAVRSFKNGSDIFGGIFRCYAIALALFVAVAETEWTFVIKFWSILEYWACRGMLQIFVAVMTRAYSDATEERKDLLLLHEISSYLLLACGLTYVISGVLCIGFLKRARQHKKTTREQAARDLEEVLRRKDELEALLIVDGT, from the exons ATGGCCAGAGATGCGGAGGCTGGTGGCGAAGCCTCGCGAACGCCGACCCTCCCTACCGTCCGGGTACGGGCAAGCACAGACCCCTTGCTCATCGTGTGCCGTTGCTTCAGCTTCATAACCGCCGTCGCCGCCCTGCTATGCGTCGCCGTCAATGCCCTCTCCGCCGTCCGATCCTTTAAGAACGGATCCGAT ATTTTTGGCGGAATTTTCCGATGCTACGCCATCGCCCTCGCTCTCTTCGTGGCCGTCGCGGAGACGGAGTGGACCTTCGTTATCAAGTTCTGGAGT ATTCTGGAATACTGGGCTTGTCGCGGCATGTTACAAATATT TGTCGCTGTCATGACAAGAGCTTACTCAGATGCTACGGAAGAGCGGAAGGATCTGCTTCTTCTTCACGAGATTTCCAGCTACCTACTTCTTGCTTGCGGATTGACCTACGTTATCTCG GGCGTACTGTGCATTGGTTTCTTGAAGCGTGCACGCCAGCATAAGAAAACAACGAGAGAGCAAGCAGCAAGAGATTTAGAA GAAGTGTTGCGTCGGAAAGATGAGCTTGAAGCTTTGCTGATTGTGGATGGAACTTGA